Proteins from a single region of Pseudopedobacter saltans DSM 12145:
- a CDS encoding energy transducer TonB, with amino-acid sequence MRNFTLLFCFLISANFSNAQEILKTFHKEDGTEISERKSDYTRIIKKTPQEGIYSFEETWKDGSIKRNGFLSEYKPKFKQIGKEITYYKNGKVSQIQYIKNYNSIGKIQRFYENGKLKEEGKFLQPTNNFTHTRFDYPNYAAIQIADSLGNIFLDSLGNGKVNITYANGNILEGEYINGLKHGQRKEFLAKDKETYIENYQNGKFLKGQRIDGSGKKTEYRNEVFPEFDGGMTSFYAFINRNLKYPPDMKKQRIEGRVTVNFIIEKDGSLSEVKILRGIPGGEELEEEAMRVIRMSPKWIPGMQKGKPVRVSYSVPISFKLN; translated from the coding sequence ATGCGGAATTTCACCCTTTTATTTTGTTTTCTAATTAGTGCGAATTTTTCAAATGCACAGGAAATACTTAAAACTTTTCACAAGGAAGACGGAACAGAAATTTCAGAAAGGAAAAGCGATTATACCAGAATTATAAAGAAAACTCCTCAAGAGGGAATTTATTCTTTTGAGGAAACATGGAAAGACGGTAGTATAAAGAGAAATGGCTTTCTTTCCGAATATAAGCCAAAGTTTAAGCAAATTGGGAAAGAAATTACTTACTATAAGAATGGAAAGGTTAGTCAGATTCAATATATAAAAAACTACAACAGTATCGGTAAGATTCAAAGGTTTTATGAGAACGGTAAACTAAAAGAAGAAGGAAAATTTTTACAACCAACGAATAATTTTACTCATACTAGGTTTGATTACCCTAATTATGCCGCTATTCAAATTGCCGATTCCTTAGGGAATATATTTCTAGATTCGCTGGGCAACGGAAAAGTAAATATTACCTATGCAAATGGCAATATTCTTGAAGGAGAATATATAAATGGATTAAAGCATGGGCAACGCAAGGAGTTTTTGGCTAAAGACAAAGAAACCTACATAGAAAATTATCAAAATGGGAAGTTTTTAAAAGGACAACGCATAGACGGTTCGGGAAAAAAGACAGAATATCGGAATGAAGTATTTCCAGAATTTGATGGGGGTATGACGAGCTTCTATGCCTTTATCAACAGAAATTTAAAATACCCTCCTGATATGAAAAAACAAAGAATTGAAGGTCGGGTTACAGTAAACTTTATAATTGAAAAAGACGGCTCTTTGAGTGAAGTTAAAATATTAAGGGGAATACCAGGAGGAGAAGAGCTAGAAGAAGAAGCCATGAGAGTTATCAGAATGTCTCCAAAATGGATACCGGGAATGCAAAAAGGTAAACCCGTTCGTGTTTCTTATTCTGTACCTATTTCTTTTAAACTGAACTAA
- a CDS encoding energy transducer TonB, with protein MKIKVLWVLSVLFTTKSFSQDTIKVTQHKSVSPQELPYSRTIISTNTKGIYEFIEKYSDGRMKSRGYASSYEPFTKTGKETLFYKNGQIKSIHFNTPKNTAVGEYSSFYENGNLKLIGEFQEPCVLNRPESFEFPKFIVKQFLDSTGTNFLDKDGSGPVKMTYNNGDKLEGKYLKGKKDGEWHEHISKTNESYEESFKNGLLIKGIYTDSTGKVNIYTTAHIFPEYKYGMKELYSFISTNLKYPPMSKIQGIEGKVLLNFIVKKDGSLDKIKVIKSIPNGGELEEEAIRVLKMTEKWTPGFQRGKNVNVSYSLPIAFSLRKP; from the coding sequence ATGAAAATTAAAGTCCTCTGGGTATTGTCTGTCCTATTTACAACGAAATCTTTTTCTCAAGACACAATTAAAGTAACGCAGCATAAATCTGTTTCGCCACAGGAATTACCATATTCCAGAACTATTATATCGACGAATACTAAAGGAATTTATGAATTTATTGAAAAATATAGTGACGGCCGGATGAAAAGCCGAGGTTATGCTTCATCATATGAACCTTTTACAAAAACAGGAAAGGAAACTCTTTTCTATAAAAATGGGCAGATAAAAAGTATACATTTTAATACCCCTAAAAATACTGCTGTAGGGGAGTATTCGTCATTCTATGAAAATGGAAATCTAAAATTAATAGGCGAGTTTCAAGAGCCTTGTGTTTTAAACCGACCGGAGAGCTTTGAATTTCCTAAATTTATAGTAAAACAATTCTTAGACTCGACTGGAACAAATTTTCTTGATAAAGATGGTTCTGGGCCTGTGAAAATGACTTATAATAATGGAGATAAACTAGAAGGAAAATATCTTAAAGGGAAAAAAGACGGGGAATGGCATGAACATATCTCTAAAACAAATGAATCTTATGAAGAGTCTTTCAAAAATGGTCTTTTGATAAAAGGAATTTACACGGACTCTACAGGAAAAGTGAATATCTATACTACAGCACATATTTTCCCGGAATACAAATACGGAATGAAGGAACTGTATTCATTTATTTCGACGAACCTTAAATATCCTCCGATGTCAAAAATACAAGGCATTGAAGGTAAAGTCTTATTAAATTTTATTGTAAAAAAAGACGGTTCTCTTGATAAAATTAAAGTAATAAAAAGCATTCCTAATGGAGGGGAACTCGAAGAAGAGGCTATTAGAGTTTTAAAAATGACCGAAAAATGGACTCCTGGTTTTCAGAGAGGCAAAAATGTAAACGTTTCATACTCTCTTCCTATTGCTTTTAGTTTAAGAAAACCATAA
- a CDS encoding cation:proton antiporter, with product MELYYSFSVLIVLASIFSYLNIRYLKLPSTIGVMLIAMFVSTALVILGNIYPALLRDFSEILKDVNFTEVVMGAMLNFLLFAGAIHVNLGDLREQKLPVIIFSSVSVVISTFAIGSIFFYVLPYLSINLPLIYCLLFGALISPTDPIAVLGILKDAKVPKSLETKVAGESLFNDGVAVVVFAVILKLTQGADIDITFQYVAWLFIKEAFGGLLLGAFLGVSAAKFMRKVDDYKVSVLITLSVVMGGYLVARGLHISGPLTMVSAGLVLGNYGDRIHAMTPTTSDYLNKFWELIDEILNAILFLFIGFELLLIPKVIDYWAVGVVAIMVVLMGRFLSIFIPAKMIPFNEKFDMPTIRILVWGGLRGGVSIALALSIGGGPYKELIIAITYFVVVFSIVVQGLTIGNLANRTLPKEMQ from the coding sequence ATGGAATTATATTATTCATTTTCGGTACTCATAGTTCTCGCTTCGATATTTTCATATCTAAACATTAGATATTTAAAACTGCCATCAACAATAGGAGTGATGTTAATTGCCATGTTTGTGTCCACTGCTTTGGTAATTTTAGGTAACATCTATCCTGCATTACTTCGCGATTTTTCCGAAATACTAAAAGATGTAAACTTTACCGAAGTAGTGATGGGAGCCATGCTTAATTTTTTGCTTTTTGCAGGAGCAATTCATGTCAACCTCGGCGACCTGCGGGAACAAAAACTACCGGTTATTATTTTCTCATCTGTTAGTGTTGTGATTTCTACTTTTGCAATAGGCAGTATTTTCTTTTACGTATTGCCTTATCTGTCTATCAATTTACCTTTAATTTACTGTCTCCTTTTTGGAGCTCTTATTTCTCCAACAGATCCTATTGCTGTATTAGGGATATTAAAGGATGCAAAAGTTCCGAAATCTTTAGAAACTAAAGTGGCGGGAGAGTCTTTGTTTAATGATGGTGTTGCGGTAGTTGTTTTCGCCGTTATTTTAAAGCTTACGCAGGGTGCTGATATTGATATAACATTTCAATATGTAGCTTGGTTATTCATTAAAGAAGCTTTTGGGGGCTTGCTTTTAGGAGCATTTCTGGGAGTAAGCGCTGCTAAATTTATGCGTAAAGTTGATGATTATAAAGTTTCGGTTTTAATTACTCTATCGGTAGTAATGGGCGGTTACCTGGTTGCCCGGGGACTGCATATCTCGGGACCGCTAACTATGGTTTCTGCTGGACTAGTATTGGGTAATTATGGCGACCGTATCCACGCCATGACGCCTACAACATCGGATTATCTGAATAAATTTTGGGAACTAATTGATGAAATTCTTAATGCGATATTGTTCCTATTTATCGGATTCGAATTGCTATTGATTCCAAAAGTGATAGATTATTGGGCAGTAGGAGTGGTTGCAATCATGGTAGTATTGATGGGTAGGTTTCTATCTATTTTTATTCCTGCTAAGATGATCCCTTTCAACGAAAAATTTGATATGCCAACAATAAGAATCCTTGTTTGGGGAGGGTTAAGAGGAGGAGTTTCTATCGCTCTGGCTTTATCTATCGGAGGCGGGCCTTATAAAGAGTTAATTATAGCCATAACCTATTTCGTTGTTGTTTTCTCTATAGTAGTACAGGGCTTAACGATTGGGAATTTAGCAAACAGGACGTTACCAAAAGAAATGCAGTAG